In Porphyromonas cangingivalis, a genomic segment contains:
- a CDS encoding MotA/TolQ/ExbB proton channel family protein codes for MKRFFASLALVGLLSVGFTNAVIAQEEATPEAVQTEAAAPSEMAATEEAPVMEEVAVTEGGFHQALKTKFIEGGPEFMAAVAIALILGLAFALERIIYLNLADTNNEKFLKEIEAALDRGDVEAAKNLARDTRGPVASIAYQALLRIDQGLDVVERSIVSYGGVQAGLLEKNLSWITLFIAMAPSLGFLGTVVGMVQAFDAIEKAGDISPTVVAGGMKVALITTIGGLVVALILQVFYNYLLSKYEGILNRMEDASISLVDFIVKYNVKYKKI; via the coding sequence ATGAAAAGATTTTTTGCAAGTCTTGCGTTGGTAGGTCTTCTTTCAGTTGGATTTACTAATGCCGTTATCGCTCAAGAAGAAGCTACTCCTGAAGCTGTGCAGACAGAAGCTGCTGCTCCTTCAGAAATGGCAGCAACAGAAGAAGCTCCTGTAATGGAAGAAGTTGCTGTAACCGAAGGTGGATTCCACCAAGCTCTTAAGACAAAGTTCATCGAAGGTGGACCTGAGTTTATGGCAGCGGTTGCAATCGCTCTTATCCTTGGTTTGGCTTTCGCTCTTGAGAGAATCATCTATCTCAACCTTGCAGATACTAACAACGAAAAGTTCTTGAAGGAAATCGAAGCTGCTCTTGACAGAGGTGATGTCGAAGCAGCTAAGAATCTTGCTCGTGACACTCGTGGTCCGGTAGCTTCTATCGCTTATCAGGCACTTCTTCGTATCGACCAAGGTCTTGATGTCGTCGAGCGTTCTATCGTTTCGTATGGTGGTGTTCAGGCAGGTCTTCTCGAAAAGAACCTTTCTTGGATCACTCTCTTCATCGCGATGGCTCCATCTCTCGGGTTCTTGGGTACTGTTGTAGGTATGGTTCAGGCGTTCGACGCTATCGAAAAGGCAGGTGACATCAGCCCTACTGTCGTTGCAGGAGGTATGAAGGTCGCTCTTATCACTACTATTGGTGGTCTTGTCGTTGCGCTTATCCTTCAGGTGTTCTACAACTACCTTCTCAGCAAGTACGAAGGTATCCTTAACCGCATGGAAGATGCGTCTATCTCTCTCGTAGACTTCATCGTTAAATACAATGTGAAATACAAAAAAATCTAA